In the Syngnathus scovelli strain Florida chromosome 16, RoL_Ssco_1.2, whole genome shotgun sequence genome, one interval contains:
- the LOC125983118 gene encoding adhesion G protein-coupled receptor E2-like isoform X5: MNFYALTLLLGSFSIIAHCVFPPGSCDSYVNITEPSRNIAFTSSSFSGYSHDDGGLSRQWSRFTGIGGDRIMQSCHSGPRGGFQYPIRFQFNYPTEESLTASTGTAYVHAGVCDSHSIAMEVVLCPGSFYIFKPANHPQSSSGFITYHFSCRNDSCGPLAQCNGDGGCTCVSGYELIPTHLPTNESYGCTDIDECTANAGVCGSNSDCNNTIGAYACSCLLGYIATNPKEPPGSENACVDIDECLENVCGDDGSCMNLPGSYQCQCKDGYQIMTNATPICQDIDECSDSSLCGPHSECSNTPGLYICACQTGFSPTDQELPPSDENICLDIDECDEDASVCGPDSNCTNSVGSYVCTCLHGYRLNNPEVIASNANPCTDIDECIEEADICGYQTLCANAPGTFYCSCPDGFYPSTGILWIVGVSFCQNLQDILNEIKPPVGQTKERMFLDNMDQQLLNNTNISLPVPTVANSFSASMEVSGVGPRAKKTELSIDGDGETGSKILAISDRLVSAMLSPDRNETKTTINTSTVALILETIGPASSDQTDSHLFVNGHMMDLNLESLMQNNNGSAAVAFMSLTGMEHLLSHRYFETENKTEMYSDVITAVLPSVNTTNLTQPVNFTIQHKRVLPESGLVTCVYWKDESDETMRWSVDGCWIAHTNENFTVCSCSHLSTFALILQVGKPPPEDPFLEWLNRMCVIVGLFFFALSILTFLLCSWNPKINNTARLHLCLNMASTHLLLLWNDRYVEHELACTVIAGLLHFLVVASFVWMLLEALQLHLLVRKLSRVQVIQRDGLPKLLLYSIGYGVPFVIVGVSALVYSDGYGASANLKDCWLSHKRNFNWAASGPVITILALNVILFCATLWSLRPTLAGMRSDVSQTRDTRLIIFKIVAQFVILGCTWIIGLYQSNLFFHVLFILLNSQQGTFLYIVHCVLNKEVREEYRKWLTCSFNKKPNGSEKDEQSVSEDIDKAEEDISHSVKN, encoded by the exons ATGAACTTCTACGCTTTAACTCTTCTCCTGG GATCCTTCTCCATCATTGCACATTGTGTTTTCCCTCCCG GTTCTTGCGATAGCTACGTCAACATTACGGAACCATCTCGCAACATCGCCTTTACATCAAGTTCCTTCAGCGGCTACTCGCACGATGACGGCGGCCTTTCCAGACAGTGGTCCCGCTTCACTGGAATCGGCGGAGACAGGATCATGCAAAGCTGCCACTCGGGACCACGGGGCGGCTTCCAGTACCCCATCCGTTTTCAATTTAATTATCCAACCGAGGAGTCGTTAACGGCGTCGACAGGGACTGCATATGTTCATGCTGGAGTGTGTGATAGTCATAGCATCGCAATGGAGGTGGTCCTCTGTCCAGGAAGCTTCTACATCTTTAAACCAGCAAACCACCCACAGTCCAGTTCAGGCTTCATAACCT ATCATTTCAGTTGTCGAAACGATTCTTGTGGTCCGCTCGCACAGTGTAACGGCGATGGAGGCTGCACATGTGTGAGCGGCTATGAATTGATCCCAACTCATCTGCCCACAAATGAGTCGTATGGCTGTACCG ATATCGACGAGTGTACAGCAAATGCAGGTGTCTGCGGGAGTAATTCCGATTGTAATAATACAATCGGAGCTTACGCTTGCAGCTGCCTGCTTGGATATATtgcaacaaatccaaaagaaccGCCTGGAAGTGAGAATGCATGCGTAG ATATCGACGAGTGTCTTGAAAACGTGTGTGGTGATGACGGATCGTGTATGAATCTGCCAGGAAGTTATCAGTGTCAATGCAAGGATGGGTACCAGATCATGACAAACGCCACTCCCATTTGCCAAG ATATTGACGAATGCTCGGATTCCTCGCTGTGCGGTCCGCACTCTGAGTGCAGCAACACGCCCGGCCTTTACATTTGCGCGTGTCAAACGGGCTTCTCTCCAACCGACCAGGAGCTGCCGCCCAGCGATGAAAACATCTGTCTCG ATATTGACGAGTGCGACGAAGATGCCTCCGTCTGCGGTCCGGATTCCAACTGCACAAATTCAGTGGGCTCCTATGTTTGCACCTGTCTCCATGGTTACCGGCTGAACAACCCGGAAGTGATTGCCAGCAATGCCAACCCATGCACAG ATATAGATGAGTGCATCGAGGAAGCTGACATATGTGGTTATCAAACATTATGTGCTAATGCACCAGGGACATTCTATTGCTCCTGTCCCGATGGCTTTTACCCTTCAACTGGCATTTTATGGATTGTTGGAGTCTCCTTTTGTCAAA atcttcaggatATTCTCAATGAGATAAAACCTCCAGTG gGGCAGACAAAAGAGAGAATGTTTCTCGACAACATGGACCAACAACTTTTAAACAACACAAATATCAGTTTACCAGTACCA acagtggcaaACAGCTTTTCAGCATCGATG GAGGTGTCAGGCGTTGGACCGCGGGCCAAGAAAACCGAGCTGAGCATTGACGGCGACGGAGAGACAGGAAGTAAAATCTTGGCCATCTCAGATCGCCTCGTGAGCGCCATGCTGTCGCCAGACCGCAATGAAACCAAAACCACCATCAACACTTCCACAGTGG CGTTAATCCTAGAGACCATCGGGCCTGCGAGTAGTGACCAAACTGACTCTCATCTCTTCGTCAATGGACACATGATGGATCTCAACCTGGAAAGCCTGATGCAAAACAATAACG GTTCGGCCGCAGTGGCTTTTATGTCACTAACAGGTATGGAACATCTCCTGAGTCATCGTTATTTTGAAACGGAGAACAAGACTGAGATGTACTCGGACGTCATCACAGCAGTCTTACCCTCCGTGAACACCACCAACCTCACTCAGCCCGTCAACTTCACCATTCAACACAAGCGG GTATTACCCGAATCTGGTTTGGTGACTTGTGTGTACTGGAAGGACGAATCGGACGAGACGATGAGATGGTCGGTCGACGGGTGCTGGATCGCTCACACAAATGAAAACTTCACAGTGTGCAGCTGTTCTCATCTCTCCACATTTGCCCTCATCTTACAGGTTGGCAAG CCTCCACCGGAGGATCCTTTTTTAGAGTGGCTGAACCGAATGTGCGTCATAGTGGGACTCTTCTTCTTTGCTTTGTCCATCCTCACCTTCCTGCTGTGCAGCTGGAACCCCAAAATCAACAACACGGCACGTCTTCACTTGTGTCTCAACATGGCCTCGACCCATCTCCTGCTCTTGTGGAATGACCGCTATGTGGAGCATGAG CTGGCCTGCACCGTCATTGCGGGTCTCCTTCACTTCTTAGTGGTTGCAAGTTTTGTGTGGATGCTGCTGGAGGCCTTGCAGCTTCACCTGCTGGTCCGAAAGCTCTCCAGGGTGCAGGTGATCCAGAGAGACGGGCTTCCCAAGCTTTTGCTCTACTCCATCGGCTACGGCGTTCCTTTTGTGATTGTGGGTGTTTCTGCGCTGGTGTATTCGGATGGATACGGAGCATCTGCAAATTTAAAGGA CTGCTGGCTCTCGCACAAGCGTAACTTCAACTGGGCTGCCTCAGGACCTGTCATTACCATCCTTGCA CTTAACGTGATCTTGTTCTGCGCTACCTTATGGAGTCTAAGACCTACTTTGGCCGGTATGAGAAGCGACGTCTCTCAAACCAGAGACACCAG gTTGATTATTTTTAAGATTGTAGCCCAGTTTGTTATACTGGGCTGTACGTGGATTATCGGACTGTACCAGAGCAACCTTTTCTTCCACGTCCTCTTTATATTACTCAACTCCCAGCAGGGAACCTTCCTCTACATTGTACACTGTGTGCTCAACAAAGAG gttAGGGAAGAGTACAGGAAATGGTTGACGTGTTCATTTAATAAGAAACCAAATGGCTCTGAG AAAGATGAACAGTCAGTGTCTGAGGACATAGACAAGgccgaggaggacatttcacacAGTGTCAAAAACTGA
- the LOC125983118 gene encoding adhesion G protein-coupled receptor E2-like isoform X2, producing MNFYALTLLLGSFSIIAHCVFPPGSCDSYVNITEPSRNIAFTSSSFSGYSHDDGGLSRQWSRFTGIGGDRIMQSCHSGPRGGFQYPIRFQFNYPTEESLTASTGTAYVHAGVCDSHSIAMEVVLCPGSFYIFKPANHPQSSSGFITYHFSCRNDSCGPLAQCNGDGGCTCVSGYELIPTHLPTNESYGCTDIDECTANAGVCGSNSDCNNTIGAYACSCLLGYIATNPKEPPGSENACVDIDECLENVCGDDGSCMNLPGSYQCQCKDGYQIMTNATPICQDIDECSDSSLCGPHSECSNTPGLYICACQTGFSPTDQELPPSDENICLDIDECDEDASVCGPDSNCTNSVGSYVCTCLHGYRLNNPEVIASNANPCTDIDECIEEADICGYQTLCANAPGTFYCSCPDGFYPSTGILWIVGVSFCQNLQDILNEIKPPVGQTKERMFLDNMDQQLLNNTNISLPVPTVANSFSASMEVSGVGPRAKKTELSIDGDGETGSKILAISDRLVSAMLSPDRNETKTTINTSTVALILETIGPASSDQTDSHLFVNGHMMDLNLESLMQNNNGSAAVAFMSLTGMEHLLSHRYFETENKTEMYSDVITAVLPSVNTTNLTQPVNFTIQHKRVLPESGLVTCVYWKDESDETMRWSVDGCWIAHTNENFTVCSCSHLSTFALILQVGKPPPEDPFLEWLNRMCVIVGLFFFALSILTFLLCSWNPKINNTARLHLCLNMASTHLLLLWNDRYVEHELACTVIAGLLHFLVVASFVWMLLEALQLHLLVRKLSRVQVIQRDGLPKLLLYSIGYGVPFVIVGVSALVYSDGYGASANLKDCWLSHKRNFNWAASGPVITILALNVILFCATLWSLRPTLAGMRSDVSQTRDTRLIIFKIVAQFVILGCTWIIGLYQSNLFFHVLFILLNSQQGTFLYIVHCVLNKEVGLASANPSVCKMFGEVGYRKMDGWIEFLFYFFSPQVREEYRKWLTCSFNKKPNGSEKDEQSVSEDIDKAEEDISHSVKN from the exons ATGAACTTCTACGCTTTAACTCTTCTCCTGG GATCCTTCTCCATCATTGCACATTGTGTTTTCCCTCCCG GTTCTTGCGATAGCTACGTCAACATTACGGAACCATCTCGCAACATCGCCTTTACATCAAGTTCCTTCAGCGGCTACTCGCACGATGACGGCGGCCTTTCCAGACAGTGGTCCCGCTTCACTGGAATCGGCGGAGACAGGATCATGCAAAGCTGCCACTCGGGACCACGGGGCGGCTTCCAGTACCCCATCCGTTTTCAATTTAATTATCCAACCGAGGAGTCGTTAACGGCGTCGACAGGGACTGCATATGTTCATGCTGGAGTGTGTGATAGTCATAGCATCGCAATGGAGGTGGTCCTCTGTCCAGGAAGCTTCTACATCTTTAAACCAGCAAACCACCCACAGTCCAGTTCAGGCTTCATAACCT ATCATTTCAGTTGTCGAAACGATTCTTGTGGTCCGCTCGCACAGTGTAACGGCGATGGAGGCTGCACATGTGTGAGCGGCTATGAATTGATCCCAACTCATCTGCCCACAAATGAGTCGTATGGCTGTACCG ATATCGACGAGTGTACAGCAAATGCAGGTGTCTGCGGGAGTAATTCCGATTGTAATAATACAATCGGAGCTTACGCTTGCAGCTGCCTGCTTGGATATATtgcaacaaatccaaaagaaccGCCTGGAAGTGAGAATGCATGCGTAG ATATCGACGAGTGTCTTGAAAACGTGTGTGGTGATGACGGATCGTGTATGAATCTGCCAGGAAGTTATCAGTGTCAATGCAAGGATGGGTACCAGATCATGACAAACGCCACTCCCATTTGCCAAG ATATTGACGAATGCTCGGATTCCTCGCTGTGCGGTCCGCACTCTGAGTGCAGCAACACGCCCGGCCTTTACATTTGCGCGTGTCAAACGGGCTTCTCTCCAACCGACCAGGAGCTGCCGCCCAGCGATGAAAACATCTGTCTCG ATATTGACGAGTGCGACGAAGATGCCTCCGTCTGCGGTCCGGATTCCAACTGCACAAATTCAGTGGGCTCCTATGTTTGCACCTGTCTCCATGGTTACCGGCTGAACAACCCGGAAGTGATTGCCAGCAATGCCAACCCATGCACAG ATATAGATGAGTGCATCGAGGAAGCTGACATATGTGGTTATCAAACATTATGTGCTAATGCACCAGGGACATTCTATTGCTCCTGTCCCGATGGCTTTTACCCTTCAACTGGCATTTTATGGATTGTTGGAGTCTCCTTTTGTCAAA atcttcaggatATTCTCAATGAGATAAAACCTCCAGTG gGGCAGACAAAAGAGAGAATGTTTCTCGACAACATGGACCAACAACTTTTAAACAACACAAATATCAGTTTACCAGTACCA acagtggcaaACAGCTTTTCAGCATCGATG GAGGTGTCAGGCGTTGGACCGCGGGCCAAGAAAACCGAGCTGAGCATTGACGGCGACGGAGAGACAGGAAGTAAAATCTTGGCCATCTCAGATCGCCTCGTGAGCGCCATGCTGTCGCCAGACCGCAATGAAACCAAAACCACCATCAACACTTCCACAGTGG CGTTAATCCTAGAGACCATCGGGCCTGCGAGTAGTGACCAAACTGACTCTCATCTCTTCGTCAATGGACACATGATGGATCTCAACCTGGAAAGCCTGATGCAAAACAATAACG GTTCGGCCGCAGTGGCTTTTATGTCACTAACAGGTATGGAACATCTCCTGAGTCATCGTTATTTTGAAACGGAGAACAAGACTGAGATGTACTCGGACGTCATCACAGCAGTCTTACCCTCCGTGAACACCACCAACCTCACTCAGCCCGTCAACTTCACCATTCAACACAAGCGG GTATTACCCGAATCTGGTTTGGTGACTTGTGTGTACTGGAAGGACGAATCGGACGAGACGATGAGATGGTCGGTCGACGGGTGCTGGATCGCTCACACAAATGAAAACTTCACAGTGTGCAGCTGTTCTCATCTCTCCACATTTGCCCTCATCTTACAGGTTGGCAAG CCTCCACCGGAGGATCCTTTTTTAGAGTGGCTGAACCGAATGTGCGTCATAGTGGGACTCTTCTTCTTTGCTTTGTCCATCCTCACCTTCCTGCTGTGCAGCTGGAACCCCAAAATCAACAACACGGCACGTCTTCACTTGTGTCTCAACATGGCCTCGACCCATCTCCTGCTCTTGTGGAATGACCGCTATGTGGAGCATGAG CTGGCCTGCACCGTCATTGCGGGTCTCCTTCACTTCTTAGTGGTTGCAAGTTTTGTGTGGATGCTGCTGGAGGCCTTGCAGCTTCACCTGCTGGTCCGAAAGCTCTCCAGGGTGCAGGTGATCCAGAGAGACGGGCTTCCCAAGCTTTTGCTCTACTCCATCGGCTACGGCGTTCCTTTTGTGATTGTGGGTGTTTCTGCGCTGGTGTATTCGGATGGATACGGAGCATCTGCAAATTTAAAGGA CTGCTGGCTCTCGCACAAGCGTAACTTCAACTGGGCTGCCTCAGGACCTGTCATTACCATCCTTGCA CTTAACGTGATCTTGTTCTGCGCTACCTTATGGAGTCTAAGACCTACTTTGGCCGGTATGAGAAGCGACGTCTCTCAAACCAGAGACACCAG gTTGATTATTTTTAAGATTGTAGCCCAGTTTGTTATACTGGGCTGTACGTGGATTATCGGACTGTACCAGAGCAACCTTTTCTTCCACGTCCTCTTTATATTACTCAACTCCCAGCAGGGAACCTTCCTCTACATTGTACACTGTGTGCTCAACAAAGAGGTCGGATTAGCCAGCGCTAACCCAAGTGTTTGCAAAATGTTTGGAGAAGTTGGCTacaggaaaatggatggatggattgaatttctgttttattttttttccccccaggttAGGGAAGAGTACAGGAAATGGTTGACGTGTTCATTTAATAAGAAACCAAATGGCTCTGAG AAAGATGAACAGTCAGTGTCTGAGGACATAGACAAGgccgaggaggacatttcacacAGTGTCAAAAACTGA
- the LOC125983118 gene encoding adhesion G protein-coupled receptor E2-like isoform X3, whose protein sequence is MNFYALTLLLGSFSIIAHCVFPPGSCDSYVNITEPSRNIAFTSSSFSGYSHDDGGLSRQWSRFTGIGGDRIMQSCHSGPRGGFQYPIRFQFNYPTEESLTASTGTAYVHAGVCDSHSIAMEVVLCPGSFYIFKPANHPQSSSGFITYHFSCRNDSCGPLAQCNGDGGCTCVSGYELIPTHLPTNESYGCTDIDECTANAGVCGSNSDCNNTIGAYACSCLLGYIATNPKEPPGSENACVDIDECLENVCGDDGSCMNLPGSYQCQCKDGYQIMTNATPICQDIDECSDSSLCGPHSECSNTPGLYICACQTGFSPTDQELPPSDENICLDIDECDEDASVCGPDSNCTNSVGSYVCTCLHGYRLNNPEVIASNANPCTDIDECIEEADICGYQTLCANAPGTFYCSCPDGFYPSTGILWIVGVSFCQNLQDILNEIKPPVGQTKERMFLDNMDQQLLNNTNISLPVPTVANSFSASMEVSGVGPRAKKTELSIDGDGETGSKILAISDRLVSAMLSPDRNETKTTINTSTVALILETIGPASSDQTDSHLFVNGHMMDLNLESLMQNNNAGSAAVAFMSLTGMEHLLSHRYFETENKTEMYSDVITAVLPSVNTTNLTQPVNFTIQHKRVLPESGLVTCVYWKDESDETMRWSVDGCWIAHTNENFTVCSCSHLSTFALILQVGKPPPEDPFLEWLNRMCVIVGLFFFALSILTFLLCSWNPKINNTARLHLCLNMASTHLLLLWNDRYVEHELACTVIAGLLHFLVVASFVWMLLEALQLHLLVRKLSRVQVIQRDGLPKLLLYSIGYGVPFVIVGVSALVYSDGYGASANLKDCWLSHKRNFNWAASGPVITILALNVILFCATLWSLRPTLAGMRSDVSQTRDTRLIIFKIVAQFVILGCTWIIGLYQSNLFFHVLFILLNSQQGTFLYIVHCVLNKEVGLASANPSVCKMFGEVGYRKMDGWIEFLFYFFSPQVREEYRKWLTCSFNKKPNGSENHPLYQRCRCRCCC, encoded by the exons ATGAACTTCTACGCTTTAACTCTTCTCCTGG GATCCTTCTCCATCATTGCACATTGTGTTTTCCCTCCCG GTTCTTGCGATAGCTACGTCAACATTACGGAACCATCTCGCAACATCGCCTTTACATCAAGTTCCTTCAGCGGCTACTCGCACGATGACGGCGGCCTTTCCAGACAGTGGTCCCGCTTCACTGGAATCGGCGGAGACAGGATCATGCAAAGCTGCCACTCGGGACCACGGGGCGGCTTCCAGTACCCCATCCGTTTTCAATTTAATTATCCAACCGAGGAGTCGTTAACGGCGTCGACAGGGACTGCATATGTTCATGCTGGAGTGTGTGATAGTCATAGCATCGCAATGGAGGTGGTCCTCTGTCCAGGAAGCTTCTACATCTTTAAACCAGCAAACCACCCACAGTCCAGTTCAGGCTTCATAACCT ATCATTTCAGTTGTCGAAACGATTCTTGTGGTCCGCTCGCACAGTGTAACGGCGATGGAGGCTGCACATGTGTGAGCGGCTATGAATTGATCCCAACTCATCTGCCCACAAATGAGTCGTATGGCTGTACCG ATATCGACGAGTGTACAGCAAATGCAGGTGTCTGCGGGAGTAATTCCGATTGTAATAATACAATCGGAGCTTACGCTTGCAGCTGCCTGCTTGGATATATtgcaacaaatccaaaagaaccGCCTGGAAGTGAGAATGCATGCGTAG ATATCGACGAGTGTCTTGAAAACGTGTGTGGTGATGACGGATCGTGTATGAATCTGCCAGGAAGTTATCAGTGTCAATGCAAGGATGGGTACCAGATCATGACAAACGCCACTCCCATTTGCCAAG ATATTGACGAATGCTCGGATTCCTCGCTGTGCGGTCCGCACTCTGAGTGCAGCAACACGCCCGGCCTTTACATTTGCGCGTGTCAAACGGGCTTCTCTCCAACCGACCAGGAGCTGCCGCCCAGCGATGAAAACATCTGTCTCG ATATTGACGAGTGCGACGAAGATGCCTCCGTCTGCGGTCCGGATTCCAACTGCACAAATTCAGTGGGCTCCTATGTTTGCACCTGTCTCCATGGTTACCGGCTGAACAACCCGGAAGTGATTGCCAGCAATGCCAACCCATGCACAG ATATAGATGAGTGCATCGAGGAAGCTGACATATGTGGTTATCAAACATTATGTGCTAATGCACCAGGGACATTCTATTGCTCCTGTCCCGATGGCTTTTACCCTTCAACTGGCATTTTATGGATTGTTGGAGTCTCCTTTTGTCAAA atcttcaggatATTCTCAATGAGATAAAACCTCCAGTG gGGCAGACAAAAGAGAGAATGTTTCTCGACAACATGGACCAACAACTTTTAAACAACACAAATATCAGTTTACCAGTACCA acagtggcaaACAGCTTTTCAGCATCGATG GAGGTGTCAGGCGTTGGACCGCGGGCCAAGAAAACCGAGCTGAGCATTGACGGCGACGGAGAGACAGGAAGTAAAATCTTGGCCATCTCAGATCGCCTCGTGAGCGCCATGCTGTCGCCAGACCGCAATGAAACCAAAACCACCATCAACACTTCCACAGTGG CGTTAATCCTAGAGACCATCGGGCCTGCGAGTAGTGACCAAACTGACTCTCATCTCTTCGTCAATGGACACATGATGGATCTCAACCTGGAAAGCCTGATGCAAAACAATAACG CAGGTTCGGCCGCAGTGGCTTTTATGTCACTAACAGGTATGGAACATCTCCTGAGTCATCGTTATTTTGAAACGGAGAACAAGACTGAGATGTACTCGGACGTCATCACAGCAGTCTTACCCTCCGTGAACACCACCAACCTCACTCAGCCCGTCAACTTCACCATTCAACACAAGCGG GTATTACCCGAATCTGGTTTGGTGACTTGTGTGTACTGGAAGGACGAATCGGACGAGACGATGAGATGGTCGGTCGACGGGTGCTGGATCGCTCACACAAATGAAAACTTCACAGTGTGCAGCTGTTCTCATCTCTCCACATTTGCCCTCATCTTACAGGTTGGCAAG CCTCCACCGGAGGATCCTTTTTTAGAGTGGCTGAACCGAATGTGCGTCATAGTGGGACTCTTCTTCTTTGCTTTGTCCATCCTCACCTTCCTGCTGTGCAGCTGGAACCCCAAAATCAACAACACGGCACGTCTTCACTTGTGTCTCAACATGGCCTCGACCCATCTCCTGCTCTTGTGGAATGACCGCTATGTGGAGCATGAG CTGGCCTGCACCGTCATTGCGGGTCTCCTTCACTTCTTAGTGGTTGCAAGTTTTGTGTGGATGCTGCTGGAGGCCTTGCAGCTTCACCTGCTGGTCCGAAAGCTCTCCAGGGTGCAGGTGATCCAGAGAGACGGGCTTCCCAAGCTTTTGCTCTACTCCATCGGCTACGGCGTTCCTTTTGTGATTGTGGGTGTTTCTGCGCTGGTGTATTCGGATGGATACGGAGCATCTGCAAATTTAAAGGA CTGCTGGCTCTCGCACAAGCGTAACTTCAACTGGGCTGCCTCAGGACCTGTCATTACCATCCTTGCA CTTAACGTGATCTTGTTCTGCGCTACCTTATGGAGTCTAAGACCTACTTTGGCCGGTATGAGAAGCGACGTCTCTCAAACCAGAGACACCAG gTTGATTATTTTTAAGATTGTAGCCCAGTTTGTTATACTGGGCTGTACGTGGATTATCGGACTGTACCAGAGCAACCTTTTCTTCCACGTCCTCTTTATATTACTCAACTCCCAGCAGGGAACCTTCCTCTACATTGTACACTGTGTGCTCAACAAAGAGGTCGGATTAGCCAGCGCTAACCCAAGTGTTTGCAAAATGTTTGGAGAAGTTGGCTacaggaaaatggatggatggattgaatttctgttttattttttttccccccaggttAGGGAAGAGTACAGGAAATGGTTGACGTGTTCATTTAATAAGAAACCAAATGGCTCTGAG aATCATCCTCTATACCAGCGTTGCCGCtgccgctgttgctgctga